Within the Tessaracoccus flavescens genome, the region ACAGCACTTTCGACCCGTTGGTCGGCCAGGTGCTGGACGACCGCTACGAGATCGTGGCGAAGCTGGCACGAGGTGGCATGGCCACGGTCTATCGCGCGCGCGACCTCAGGTTGTCGCGCGTCGTCGCCGTGAAGGTGATGCGAAGCGATCTCGGGGAGGACGACGAGTTCGCCGCGAAGTTCGACCGGGAGGCCCGATCGGCCGCGGTGCTCAGCCATCCCAACGTGGTCAGCATCTTCGACCAGGGCAGCTCGCAGGGCCAGCCCTACATCGTGATGGAGTTCATCGACGGCGAGACGATGCGCCGCCTGATCAGCCGGGAGGCCCCGCTTCCCCCCGATCGCGCGCTCGAACTGTTCGAGCAGATCGCAGCCGCGCTGGCCGCCGCCCACGAGGCGGGCGTGGTGCACCGCGACATCAAGCCCGAGAACGTGATGATCACCGAGCGCGGGCAGGTCAAGGTCGCCGACTTCGGGCTGGCCCGCCAGGTCGGCTCGCCGCAGATGACGGCAACGGGCGTGCTCGTCGGCACCGCCAGCTACCTGCCGCCCGAGCTGGTCACCCATTCGCGTCCCGACGGGCGCAGCGACATCTACTCGGCGGGCGTCGTGCTGTTCGAGATGCTCACCGGCAAGAAGCCGCACACGGGTGAGAACAACTACCAGATCGCCTACCGGCACGTGAACGTCGACATCGAGAAGCCCTCCGAGCGGCTCGGTGAACTCGGCCAGACGTTCGACTGGCCGATCCCCGACTATCTCGACACGCTCGTGCTCGCCTCGACGAGGCGCGATCCACGAGCGCGCATCGCGGACGGGCAGGAACTGCTCTCCGCCGTCCGACGGATCCGCCACGAGTTGGCGCGCGGCGCGGGCGGCGACAATCCGCGGCTCGCCGCGGCCATCCTGCCCGCGAGCCCGGACGACGGGGTGACCGAACGGCTGCGCCCGAGGGAGAGGCCGCGTCCGGCCTCGTCGCTCACCCCGGAAACGGTGATCGTCAACCGCGAGCCCCAGTGGCGCCCCGAGAAGCCTGCCCCCGTCCCCGCGGGGGTCGCGGTGGCTCAGCGGCGTCCGGAACCCGTGCCGGTGCAGGCCTCCCCGGTGCCGTCACCGGCCGCCCCGCGCAGCCAGCGCACGCCGGTGTTTCCGCAACTGCACATCTCCCACGACCCGGTGCACCGGCGACGAAGGGGCGTCATCGCACTCCTGCTCGTGCTGCTGCTCACCGCAGGCGCGGGCGTCGGTTCCTGGTGGTGGATGTCGGGACGCTTCACCACCGTTCCGACCGCGACCGCCCTGAACGAGACGAAGGCCCGCGAGGCCGCCTCCGCGAACGACCTCGAGGTGGCGACCCGCGAGGAGTACTCGGAGACGGTTCCGGTGGGCGTGGTGATCAGCACCGATCCCGGCGCGGGCGAGCGGCTGCTGCGCGGTGGGACGGTCACGCTCGTGATGTCGCTCGGCCCTGAGCGGTACCCGATGGTCGAGGTCGTCGGGCTGGAGCGGGCCGCGGCGGAGAAGCTGCTCACCGATTCACACCTGGCGCTCGGCAAGGTCACCGAGTCGTTCTCGGAGGAGGTTCCCGAGGGGCAGGTGATCTCGGCGAGCCAGGACGTGGGTGCCTCGCTCAAGCCGCAGACCCCCGTCGACCTGACCGTCTCCAAGGGGCGCGAGCCGATCCGGATCCCCGACCACGTCGGCGCGAAGGCGGACGAGGCGGCAAAGCAGTTGAAGGGCCTCGGCTTCAAGGTCAACGTCAAGGAGGAGAACTCCGCAGACGTCGACAAGGGACGGGTCATCCGCCAGGATCCGCGCTCAGGCAGCGGCTTCCGCGGAGACACGGTCACGATCGTCAAGTCGCTCGGCCCCGTGATGGTCACGATCCCCTCGGTCCGCTACAAGTCGACCGACGACGCGAAGAAGGCCCTCGAGGACCTCGACCTGAAGGTGGAGGTCAAGCGCGACTCCGGCTTCGCCATCCCGCTCAACCTCGCGACGGGCACGGACCCGGCCGAGGGCACGGAGGTGGCCGTCGGCACGAAGGTGACACTGTACGTCGCCTGATCCCGCGACCCAGCCTGCTGCCACACTGAAGACCGGAGGTGGGTCATGGAGGGTCTGGGCACGCTCATCATCGTCGTCGTCGGCATCGCGCTCGTCTGCGTGCTGATCTGGGCATACCTGCATCACAAGTACGTGAAGTCGCTGGAGGCGAAGGGCTGGAGCTATGACGGGAGCCCCGGCATCTCGACCGCCTACGGCCTCAACGTCGCCCCGTTCGGCGTCGGCTTCGAGCGCAAGGTGACAAGGGCAGTCACTGGAAACGCGTCCGATGCGACCCCATTCGTCGCCTTCGACTACCGCTCCACGAACTGGGACTCCTACGGCTTCGTGCTCACGATGCCGCTCCCCCACTCGCTGCCTCCTGCCGAGCTCCCGAAGTCGGCCCCCGTGCGCACCGGCGACGCGGCGTACGCGGCAGAACTCGAGTCGGCTCTGACCGCCGCGAGGAGTTACGACCTGACGGTCGACCACGACAAGCTGGTGCTGCTGAACGCCCCCACCGACGCGGACGGCCTCGAGCAGGCACTGATCGCGCTCACCACGGCGCGCACCGCCCTGCTCGCCTCCCCCGCGGCAGAGCGGCAGGGGCCTCCCCCGCCACCGCAGCTCAGCTTCGTCGGCCATCCCGACTGGGTCTATGTGCCCCGCGACGACGACCTGCTCGACCAGATCGATCACAGCGGCGCGGGCACCGGACACGCCGCCCACGACATCATCACCTCGGACAACGCGGGGCTGCCGTTCATCCGGCTTCGCCACACCTGGCAGACGCAGACGACGCACACCGACTCCGAGGGGCGGACCCACACGACGACCCACCACCACGAGGAGACGCTCTGCGAGTTCCGCACGTCGTTCCCGTTCATCGACCTCGCGTCGAACTGGGGCTGGTTCGGGCGCAGCCAGCGGTTCGAGTGGGAGGAGTTCAACGACCGGTTCCGGATCGAGTCGTCGAACGAGAGGGTGGCGCACGCGGTGCTGCACCAGCGCCAGATGGAGTACCTGATGGAGGTGGGTGCGCCGGACTTCGCGATCGGTGGAGACGGGCGGATCCGGGTCAAGGGCGGCGACGAGTGGCTACCCGACGACATCGTGGCGATGGACCACTTCCTGCGCGGCTTCTTCGCAAGGGTGCCGGACTTCGTCTGGAAGGATCTCGGCGCCTGGCCCCGGCCGATCCCCCAGCTCGAGTGGCAGCCGACCTCAGCGCAGCCTGGAGGCGATGAGCGCACCGGCTGAGGTGCACTGCTCCGCGGTGACATCGAGGTGGGTGACCGCACGCAGTGCGGTCGGGCCGAGCACGCTGATCAGCACCCCCGCCTCCCGCAGCTCGGCCGCGACAGCTGGCGCCTGGGCCGTTGGGATGAGCACGATGTTGGTCTCGGGGTCGACGACCGACCCGGGCCGCGCCGCGTTGATCGCCTCGGCGAGCAGGCGCGCCGACGTGTGGTCCTCTGCCACCCGCCCCACGTTGTGCCCGAGGGCGTAGGAGCCGGCCGCAGCCAGCATGCCCGCCTGCCGCCAGCCCGCACCGAGGCGCTTGCGCTGCACTCGTGCCCGCGCGATGTCGTCGCCGTCGCCGACCAGCACCGAGCCGACCGGGGCGCCGAGCCCCTTCGACAGGCACAGGCTGACGGTGTCGAAGAGGGCGCCGTAGTCGGCGAACGTGCGGCCGTTGACGGCCATCGCGTTGGGGAGGCGGGCACCGTCGAGGTGGGTCTTCACGCCGGCGGCGCGCGCCCCCTCACTGACCCGTGCGAGCTCGTCGAAGGCCTGGACGGTTCCCCCACCGAAGTTGTGGGTGTCCTCCACCGCGAGGCAGGCCGTCTCGACGAGATAGGGGCCGCAGTCGACGGCGAGCATGGCGAGCGCGTCATCGGCGACCAGCCGGCCTGCCCGGGAGGTCCAGGTCCGCATCGTCACCCCGTGCAGGGCGCCGTGGGCGCCCATCTCGGCGCGCGCGATGTGCGCGTAGGAGTCGCACAGCACCTCGCGCCCCGGCGGGGTGTGCAGCCAGACGCCGAGCAGGTTCGACAGCGACCCGGTGGCGCAGAACAGCGCCGCCTCCCGCCCGAACCGTCGGGCGACCTCGGACTCGAGCGCGGTGACGCTCGGGTCCTCCCCGTAGACGTCGTCGCCGAGCTCGGCCTGTGCCATGGCCGCCAGCATGTCCGCCGACGGCCGGGTGACGGTGTCGCTGCGAAGATCGATCACAGTTCCTTGGCCCTGAACTCCTGCACCGGGTTCTCGCGGCCGAGGCGCCCGGAACGGAGGCGACGGGCGACGGTGAAGGCGAGCTCGAGCGACTGGTTCCGGTTGAGCCGGGGATCGCAGACGGTCTCGTAGCGGCTGGCCAGATCGGCCTCGCTGAGGTTCATCACGCCACCGACGCATTCGGTCACGTCGTCTCCGGTGAGCTCGACGTGCAGGCCACCTGGCCACGTGCCGAGCTGCTCGTGCACGTCGAAGAAGCCGTTGACCTCGTCCGCGACGTCGGCGAAGGAGCGCGTCTTGTACCCGTTGGCCGCCTCGAAGGTGTTGCCGTGCATCGGGTCACAGACCCAGGCCACCTTCCTGCCGGTCGCCTCGACGCCCGCGATGACGTCGGGGAGGACGTCGCGCACCTTCGAGGCGCCCAGGCGGGTGATGAAGGTGAGTCGGCCGGGGATCCGGTCGGGGTCGAGCTGGTCGGCAAGCGCGATCGCGACGTCTGCCGTCGTGGTGGGGCCGAGCTTCACGCCGAGCGGGTTGCTGACGCGGCGCAGCAGCTCGACGTGGGCCCCGTCGAGCTGGCGGGTGCGCTCGCCGATCCACAGCATGTGGCCGGAGCAGCCGTAGAGCTGCTCGGAGCGGGAGTCGACGCGGGTGAGGGCGCGCTCGTACTCGAGCAGCAGCGCCTCGTGCGATGCGTAGAAGTCGACGGTGCTCAGCGAGTCGTCGTGGACGCCACAGGCGACCATGAAGGCGAGCGCGCGGTCGATCTCGGAGGCGAGCTCCTCGTACTCCTGCTCGACCGCCGAGTCGCGCACGAACTGCGCGTTCCACGTGTGCACGCCACGCAGGTTGGCGAAGCCGCCCTTGACGAAGGCGCGCACCAGGTTGAGGGTGGCCGCCGACGAGTTGTAGACGTCCATCAGCCGCTGCGGGTCGTGCGCGCGGGCGGCCTCGGAGAACTCGAAGCCGTTGATGGCGTCGCCGCGGTAGGCCGGAAGGGTGACGTCGCCGCGCGTCTCCGTGTCCTTCGAGCGGGGCTTTGCGTACTGGCCCGCGATGCGGCCCACCTTGACCACCGGCACCTGCGCGGCGTAGGTCATCACGACGGCCATGGAGAGCTGCACGAGCAGCTTCTGCTTGATGTTGTCGGCCGTCACTGCCTCGAAGGTCTCGGCGCAGTCCCCGCCCTGGAGCAGGAAGGCCCTGCCCTCCGCGACGTCGGCCAGCTTGGCGCGCAGGTCGTCGCACTCCCCCGCGAAGACCAGCGGTGGGAGCCGTTCGAGCGAGTCGATGGTGCGGTCAAGTGCCGTCTTGTCCGGGTAGGACGGCTGCTGGATGAAGGGCAGCGCGCGCAGTTCTTCCCGGGAAATGATGCTCGACATAGGCGAAAGGGTACCCCAACGCGGCAACGGCTCTCACCGCGTGAGGTGCGCGTGGAACGCCTACTCGTTGGGGTCGTGCAGCCCGTTGTCGATGGCGTACAAGGTGAGCTCGACGCGGTTGTGCAACTGCAGCTTGCGCAGCACGTTCTGCACGTGGTTCTGCACCGTGCGGTGCGAGACGAACAGCTCGTCCGCGATCTCGCGGTAGGCCATCCCCTTGGCGACCCGGCGCAGCACCTCGATCTCACGCGTTGTCAGGACCGGTCCCTCCTCGTTGTGGGACCGCGCGACGTTGACCATGCGGCGGAACTCGCCGAGCACGAGTCCTGCGAGCCCGGGGGTGAACACGGCGTCGCCGACCGCCGTGCGCTGCACGCCCTCGATCAGCTCCTCCTTCGACGCCGACTTGACGAGGTAGCCCTTCGCGCCTGCCTTCATGGCCCGCAGCACGTCGTCGCGTTCGCCAGAGGCAGACATCACCAGCACGTGCATGTCAGGGAACTCGCCGAGCAGGATCTCGATGCAGGTGGCTCCGTCGGGCTCGGGGATCTGCAGGTCCATCACGACGACCTCCGGCCGCGTCGCCCGCGCCCGGGCGAGGCACTCGGTGCCGTTCTTGGCCACGGCGACGATCTCGAAGCCCACCTCCGTCAGGTCCTCGCTGAGGGCGTCGATCCACATCGGGTGGTCGTCGACGAGCATCAGTCGCTTGCGTTCCTGGGTCATCACATGGCCTCCAAATCCTCGACCTCGATCGGGAACCGCAGCTCCCATTCCGTGCCTGCACCGGGCGACGACTTGAGGATCGCCGATCCCCCGATGTCGCTCATCCTGCCCACGATCGAGTCCTTGATCCCGAGCCGGCCGTTGTCGGCCGCCTCCTGCACCTCCGCGGCGCTCATCCCGACCCCGTTGTCACGTACCCAGAGGATCACCTCGTCGTCAAGCTCCTGATCGAGCAGGATCCACACCTTGGCGTCCTCGCCCGCGTGCTTCTCCACGTTCTTCAGGATCTCGGCGAGCGTACCCTCCACCTCGTCCACAAGGACCCGGGGTACCATCACCAGTGAGGCCATCGTCGAGACCGTCACCCGGGCCGACTCGTACTTGTCGAGCGCCGCGGCGAGGTCGATGGTCTCGCTGTGCTCGACGTCGACGATCTCGCGGTCCTGCAGGTGCCCTCGAAGCTGCGCCTCCGACTCCCGGGCGAGCGCAGCGAGGCGGATCCCGCGCGGGCCGAGCGACGGCCCCTCCCGCTCGACGAGGGCCAGCACCTGGAGGGCGCCGTCGTGGACCAGCCGGGAGAGCCGCTCACGCTCGGCGAGGGCAGCGCTGCGCAGGCGCTCCTGCTCCTGCTCCTCCATGGTGGCCCGGAACTGGGTGACCAGCGTGCCGAGGCAGGCGGTGATCAGGATCGTGATGAACGCGGCCCCGACCCGCTCCATGGCGAAGTGCTGGGGCACGATCAGCATCGCCACGGAGGTGGCGACGGCAAAGCTGACGCCCCACTTGTAGCTGCGGAAGATGGCCGCGTAGGCCGCGCAGCCGACGGCCCAGTAGCCGGCCAGCGTCAGCGGGGCCCCGCCGGGAGGGACGGTCACGGCTGTGACGAGGATGATGGTGAGGGTCACGCCGAGGTCGGCGAGATGCGCCGGCTTGGTGCGGCGCGATGGCCTGCGCATCCGCAGCGAGATGTACACGTGCCAGTAGATCAGGGCCAGCGAGGCGGCCACGACGCCGATCCGGTTGTCTGCGCGCGGCAGGACGATCAGCAGGTTGACGATGACCGCGTGCAGGGCGAGGAAGCCGCGCGCGATCTCACACACGGTGTAGACGCGCCCCAGCAGGTCGTTGGGGTCACGGAACCAGAGCAGCTGCCGTCGCCCCCACCCCCAGGCCCTGCTCAACGCGTGGGGCTCACTCACCGGTGCGCACGGCCCTCGGCTCGACGACCGGGGGGTCCCCTCCGCCCGGGCGGGGAAGGACGTGTGCGTCGGCCTGCTCGGCGGTGATCTCCCCGTGCTTGACCTTCGCGGCGTAGAGGTCGACGTAGGTCTGCCCGGTCAGCTGCTGGATGGCCGCCATCGTCTCGTCCGTCACGTAGCGCAGCACCTTGGAGTTGCCTGGCGTGTCGTGGAACTGGCTGAAGTCGAGCGGCTTGCCGATGAAGACGACCGGGCGCCGCGCCCAGGGAAGGCCGAAGGGTCCCTTGACCGACTTCGTCCCCGCCACGCCGACGGGGATCACGGGGACCTTGTTCGTCAGCGCCATGCGGGCCATGCCAGTCTTGCCCTTGTAGAGCCGGCCGTCGGGCGAGCGGGTTCCCTCGGGGTAGATCGCGATCACCTGGCCGTCGGCCAGCACGTCGGAGATCGCCTGCAGGGCGTCAGCCGAGGCGCGGCCACCGCTGCGGTCCATCGGGACCATCCTGACGGTCTTCAGGAACCAGGCGACGATCTTCGCGCCGATGCTCGTACCGCTGAACAACTCCGCCTTCGCCGGGAAGGTGATCGGTCGCGGCATCATCGCGGGCACGACGAGCGAGTCGAGCGCCCCGATGTGATTGCTCGCGAGGATCGCCCCTCCCTGCTTCGGGAAGTTCTCCTCCCCGAAGACCTTTGCCTTGTACGAGTACTCCACCATCGGCCTGAAGATCGTGAACTTGAAGAAGCGGTACCACCACATGGGCGGCAGTCTATCCGTGCGGCGATCCGCGCACCTATCCTGCAGACATGGCAGCCCTCTTCCGCTCCCCCGTCCCGTCCGTCTGGCCCGAGGCACGGCCGCTGAGCATCGGGGCAGGTGAGGTGGGGGTCGTGATGAGCCACGGGTTCACCGGCTCGGTCCAGTCCATCGGGCCCTGGGCGCGCGGGCTCGCCACGCCGGAGGGCGACTGGCCGGGGGTACGGGTCGTCGCGCCACGGCTCCCCGGCCACGGCACCTCGTGGCGCGATCTGGCCCGCACGCGGTGGTGGGACTGGTTCTCCACCGTCGAGGACGCCTACCTCGGGCTCGCCGCCGAATGCCGAAGCGTCTACGTCGCCGGCCTCTCGATGGGAGGCGCGCTCGCGCTCCGGCTCGCGGAGACGCACCAGGTGGCGGGCGTGCTGCTGGTCAACCCGGCGATCGCGACCCGAGACCGGAGGGTGCCTCCTGCGACGCTCCTGCACCGCGTGCTTCCCCCGCAGAAGGGCATCGCCTCCGACATCGCGAAGCCGGGCGTCACCGAGCTCGGCTATCCGCGCTTCTCCGTGACCAGCCTTGCCACGATGACCCGTCTCTGGCGGCTCACCGCGCGCGACCTTCCACGCATCGACTCCCCCGTCCTGCTGATGCGCTCACCGCAGGACCACGTCGTCGACGACCTGAGCTCCGAGTTGATCGGGGCCCGGGTGCGCGACGTGCGCACCGTCGCGCTGGAGCGCAGCCACCACGTCGCCACGCTCGACCACGACGCCGACCTGATCGTCGAGGAGTCGCGCCGCTTCATCGCCGGGTGATGCACGACGCCCCCGCCCGGAAAGGGCGGGGGCGCCGTGTCAGGACTGCCGGTGGATCAGCCGAGCACGCGGCGGGCGCCGGTGAACGGCATCGAGTCGAGGCTCGTGACGCGCACGCCGCTGCGCGGGTTCGCGGCGTCGACGATCTTGCCGTTGCCGATGTACAGGCCCACGTGGCTGACGGGGCTGTAGTAGAAGACGAGGTCGCCGGGCTGCAGCTCGGACTTCGAGACCTTGCGTCCGGCTGAGGAGTACTGGCCGCGCGAGGAGCGGGTCAGGTTGACGCCGATCTGGCGGTACGCCCAGCTGGTGAGGCCGGAGCAGTCGAAGGTGCTCGGCCCGGAGGTGCCCCACACGTAGCTGCTGCCGACCTTGGTGAGCGCTGCGTCGACGACCTGCTGTGCCCGGCCGGAACCGGAGCTGGCGACGGGCGCCTCCTCCTCGGCTGCGTCGTCGGCTGCCTGCTCATCGGCCGCGGCGGGCGTCTCGCCCGCGGTCTGGGTGGTGGGGGCTGCGGCGGTGGTGCGGGAGCGGCTCGCCTGTTCGGCTGCGCGGGCCTCGGCCTCCGCCTGAGCGGCTGCGGCACGGCGCTCGCGTTCTGCCTGCTCGGCGGCGAGGCGCTGGCGCTCCTCCTCGGAGAGACGGTCGTAGACCGCCTCTGCGTCGGCCTCGAGCTTCTCGTAGTCCTCGCCGAGTTCGACCTTTGTCGCGGCGTCCTTCTCGAGCTGGGCCTGCGTCGCGTCGGCGTCCTCGCGCAGCGTGGTCAGCTTCGCCTGGTCCACCTGCAGCTGCTGGATCCCGGCGTTGGAGCGGTCGGCCTCGACCTGGAGGGCGCCGAGTCCGCTGAGGAAGCTGGAGGCGTCGCTGCTGGTGAGCAGCTGCGCGGTGAGGGAGACGGAATCGGTCTGCATCTGCAGCGCGCCGACGTCGCCGAGCTGGGCGGACAGGTCTGCGACCCTCTGCTCCTGGGCCGCGACATCATCCTTCAGCGTCGCGAGCTTCGCCTCGTTCTTGGCGACCCGGTCGTGGGCCTCGATGATCTCCTGGTCGACCGACGAGGACTCCTGCTGGATCCGCTCCAGCTCCTGGCGCGCCTTCGCGACGGCGTCCGGGTCGGCGGTCGCCACGACCGAACCGGCGAAGACGGTTGCGACAGCAAGGCTGGCGGCCAGGGCGAGACGGACTCGGTTCACAGTTGCTCCAGGGATCGCGGATGAGTCTGAGAGAATCCTAAGGCTCACTCAGGCAATTCTCAAACGCGAAACGCAACCCGTTCACACGGCCTCGCTCCTACCCTCTCGGGGACCGCTCAGCCGCAGCGGAGGAAGCAGCCCGGCATCGGACAAGACGGCGAGGGCGCGCTGCTCCGGCTCGACGAGTTCGACGCTCGGGTTGCCGAGGAGCACCGAGATCACGCAGTCCCCGCAGGCCGGCCCACGGGCCCGGCAGCTTTCACAGTCAACATGCATTGAGGTCATGACATGGAGTCTCGCCGTCACCTCTGACAAAACTGTCCGCGGCGACACGTAGCGTCACGGGCATGCCGAACAAGACCGCCGTGCAACCGAGCTTCGACGAGCTGGGTGTCCCCCTCGCCGATGTGACGTTCGTGGTGGTCGATCTCGAGACCACCGGCGGCGCGGCCGACTCCGAGATCACGGAGGTCGGTGCCGTGAAGGTGCGCGGCGGCCAGGTCCTCGGCGAGTTCCAGACCCTCGTGCGCCCCTCCGCGCAGATCCCGCCCATGATCCAGGTCCTCACGGGCATCACCAACCAGATGGTGGCCGACGCCCCACCGGTGTCGGTCGTCCTGCCCGCGTTCGCCGAGTTCGCCGCCGACGCCGTGATCGTCGCGCACAACGCCCGCTTTGACACCGGCTTCCTCCGCCGCGGCTACGAGCGGCTCGGTCTAACCTGGCCGCGGCCGACGGTGGTCGACACGGTGGCCCTCGCCCGCTGCGCGCTGTTGCGCGACGAGGTGCCCAACTGCAAGCTGTCCACCCTCGCCCGCCACTTCAGGGCGGGCACCGAGCCCAACCACCGGGCGCTCAGCGACGCACGGGCCACCGTCGACGTGCTGCACGGACTGCTGGAGCGGGTGGGCAACCTCGGCGTCGGCTCGCTGGAGGACCTGATCGAGTTCACGGCGCAGGTCTCCCCCGACCGACGGGCCAAGCGGGCGTGGGCGAGCGAAGCGCCCGAGTGCGCCGGCGTGTACTACTTCGTCTCCGATGCCCCCGATGCCGCAGGCACGCTGCGCCGCGAGGTGCTCTACGTCGGCAAGTCGACCAACCTGCGCCGCCGGGTCCGCTCGTACTTCTCTGCGGCAGAGAAGCGCGGCCGGATCCACGAGATGGTGCGCGTGGCGACGGGCGTCGAGTTCGTGCCCTGTGCCACCGGCCTGGAGGCAGAGGTGCGGGAGCTGCGCATGATCGAGTCGCTCTCGCCGCGCTACAACCGCCGTTCGAAGCAGCAGCGCAAGCTCTGGTGGCTGAAGCTCACCGACGAGGCGTTCCCGCGGCTCTCGGTGGTGGCGAGGGTCCGGGAAGGAGATCGGCACTTCGGCCCGTTCCGCACCCGCGACGCGGCCAACGAGGCGGCGCTGACGCTCTATGACGCGTTCAAGCTGCGCAGGTGCACCACGCGGCTGTCCGCGCGTCGGCCGAGCCCCTCCTGCGCCCTCGCGGAGATGGGCCGCTGCGTCGCGCCGTGCGAACTGGGCGATGGGGCCGCCGACTACCCAGGGATGGTCGAGGGCGTCGCGGCGAGCTGGCGTGGAGACGTGCGGCCGGTGCTGCGAAGCGTGCGGGGGCGGATGCGCAAGCTGATCGCTCAGGAGCGCTACGAGGAGGCGGGCGAGGTGTCCGACCGGCTGGCCGCCTACCACCGCACGTCGGTGCGCTACCACCGGATCAGTTCGCTCGCCGCCTGCCGGGAACTGGTGGCCGCGATCCCCTCGGAGCGCGGGTGGGACATCCACGTGATCCGGCACGGACGGCTGGCCGCCGCGACCTCGGCGCCGAGCCATCGGGCGCGCGCCGCGGCGGAGGAGGCCGCCGCGTCGGCGGAGACGGTGCTCGCCCCGGTCGGCGGGCTGCCCGCCTGCAGCATCGAGGAGGCCGAGCGGGTCGCCGCCTGGCTCGAGCTTCCTGGGGTGCGGCTGATCGATACCGACGGCGACTGGGCCTGGCCGCTCAACGTCGGGCTGCCGGAGGGCGCGCTTCCCGTCGAACTGCTGGGGCCGGAGCCGCTGGTTCCCCTCACGGGCTGACCGACGGGCAGCAGAAGACCCGCCGGCCTCGGGCGCGGCGGGTCCTACGGGGACGATCAGGCCAGCGTGACCGACTCGATCACGACGGGCTCGACCGGACGGTCACCGAAGCTCGTCTTGGTGGTGGCGATCGCGTCGACGACCTTCTGGCTCTCGGCGTCCTTGACCTCACCGAAGATGGTGTGGCGGCGGTTCAGGTGCGGCGTCGGCGCGACGGTGATGAAGAACTGCGAACCGTTGGTCGCCGGGCCGCGGTTGGCCATGGCGAGCAGGTAGGGGCGGTCGAACGACAGGTCCGGGTGGAACTCGTCCGCGAACGTGTAGCCGGGCTCGCCGGTGCCGTCGCCGCGACGGTCGCCGCCCTGGATCATGAAGCCGTCGATGACGCGGTGGAACGGGACCCCGTCGTAGAAGTTCGCGGTGGTCTGCTCGCCGGTGACCGGGTCGCGGAACTCCTTGGTGCCGCCTGCGAGGCCGACGAAGTTCTCGACCGTCTTCGGCGCGTGGTCGGCGAAGAGCTCGATGACGATGTCGCCGCGGTTGGTGTGCAGGGTTGCAGTGCTCACGTGTGTCCTTCTTCTCGGGTGTTGTCCACTCCAGTGTCGCAGACGCGCAGATAACCTCTGTCATCAGCCACGGCTCACGGTCGAGCCGGGGCAGGCGCACCGAAGCGCCGCCTGACCGGAAGGACGCACCATGCCCCTGCTCAACCACGTCGGCATCACCGTGTCGATCCTCGAACGATCGATCGACTTCTACACGAGGCTCGGCCTGCAGCCCCCTCCGCCGGACTGGGTCTTCACCATCGAGGGCGACTGGCTGAGCAGACTCGTCGCGGAGGACGACGCCGTGATCCGGGTCGCCTTCCTCCCGATGGGCGAGGGCGCAGTGCTCGAACTGCTGGAGTACCGGCAGCCGCAGGGCGAGCAGTCCAACAGCCGACCCAACCGCGATGTCGGCGCGATGCACGTCGCGCTCAACGTGGAC harbors:
- the pknB gene encoding Stk1 family PASTA domain-containing Ser/Thr kinase, whose product is MNSTFDPLVGQVLDDRYEIVAKLARGGMATVYRARDLRLSRVVAVKVMRSDLGEDDEFAAKFDREARSAAVLSHPNVVSIFDQGSSQGQPYIVMEFIDGETMRRLISREAPLPPDRALELFEQIAAALAAAHEAGVVHRDIKPENVMITERGQVKVADFGLARQVGSPQMTATGVLVGTASYLPPELVTHSRPDGRSDIYSAGVVLFEMLTGKKPHTGENNYQIAYRHVNVDIEKPSERLGELGQTFDWPIPDYLDTLVLASTRRDPRARIADGQELLSAVRRIRHELARGAGGDNPRLAAAILPASPDDGVTERLRPRERPRPASSLTPETVIVNREPQWRPEKPAPVPAGVAVAQRRPEPVPVQASPVPSPAAPRSQRTPVFPQLHISHDPVHRRRRGVIALLLVLLLTAGAGVGSWWWMSGRFTTVPTATALNETKAREAASANDLEVATREEYSETVPVGVVISTDPGAGERLLRGGTVTLVMSLGPERYPMVEVVGLERAAAEKLLTDSHLALGKVTESFSEEVPEGQVISASQDVGASLKPQTPVDLTVSKGREPIRIPDHVGAKADEAAKQLKGLGFKVNVKEENSADVDKGRVIRQDPRSGSGFRGDTVTIVKSLGPVMVTIPSVRYKSTDDAKKALEDLDLKVEVKRDSGFAIPLNLATGTDPAEGTEVAVGTKVTLYVA
- a CDS encoding threonine aldolase family protein, which produces MIDLRSDTVTRPSADMLAAMAQAELGDDVYGEDPSVTALESEVARRFGREAALFCATGSLSNLLGVWLHTPPGREVLCDSYAHIARAEMGAHGALHGVTMRTWTSRAGRLVADDALAMLAVDCGPYLVETACLAVEDTHNFGGGTVQAFDELARVSEGARAAGVKTHLDGARLPNAMAVNGRTFADYGALFDTVSLCLSKGLGAPVGSVLVGDGDDIARARVQRKRLGAGWRQAGMLAAAGSYALGHNVGRVAEDHTSARLLAEAINAARPGSVVDPETNIVLIPTAQAPAVAAELREAGVLISVLGPTALRAVTHLDVTAEQCTSAGALIASRLR
- a CDS encoding class II 3-deoxy-7-phosphoheptulonate synthase, with translation MSSIISREELRALPFIQQPSYPDKTALDRTIDSLERLPPLVFAGECDDLRAKLADVAEGRAFLLQGGDCAETFEAVTADNIKQKLLVQLSMAVVMTYAAQVPVVKVGRIAGQYAKPRSKDTETRGDVTLPAYRGDAINGFEFSEAARAHDPQRLMDVYNSSAATLNLVRAFVKGGFANLRGVHTWNAQFVRDSAVEQEYEELASEIDRALAFMVACGVHDDSLSTVDFYASHEALLLEYERALTRVDSRSEQLYGCSGHMLWIGERTRQLDGAHVELLRRVSNPLGVKLGPTTTADVAIALADQLDPDRIPGRLTFITRLGASKVRDVLPDVIAGVEATGRKVAWVCDPMHGNTFEAANGYKTRSFADVADEVNGFFDVHEQLGTWPGGLHVELTGDDVTECVGGVMNLSEADLASRYETVCDPRLNRNQSLELAFTVARRLRSGRLGRENPVQEFRAKEL
- a CDS encoding response regulator produces the protein MTQERKRLMLVDDHPMWIDALSEDLTEVGFEIVAVAKNGTECLARARATRPEVVVMDLQIPEPDGATCIEILLGEFPDMHVLVMSASGERDDVLRAMKAGAKGYLVKSASKEELIEGVQRTAVGDAVFTPGLAGLVLGEFRRMVNVARSHNEEGPVLTTREIEVLRRVAKGMAYREIADELFVSHRTVQNHVQNVLRKLQLHNRVELTLYAIDNGLHDPNE
- a CDS encoding sensor histidine kinase — translated: MSEPHALSRAWGWGRRQLLWFRDPNDLLGRVYTVCEIARGFLALHAVIVNLLIVLPRADNRIGVVAASLALIYWHVYISLRMRRPSRRTKPAHLADLGVTLTIILVTAVTVPPGGAPLTLAGYWAVGCAAYAAIFRSYKWGVSFAVATSVAMLIVPQHFAMERVGAAFITILITACLGTLVTQFRATMEEQEQERLRSAALAERERLSRLVHDGALQVLALVEREGPSLGPRGIRLAALARESEAQLRGHLQDREIVDVEHSETIDLAAALDKYESARVTVSTMASLVMVPRVLVDEVEGTLAEILKNVEKHAGEDAKVWILLDQELDDEVILWVRDNGVGMSAAEVQEAADNGRLGIKDSIVGRMSDIGGSAILKSSPGAGTEWELRFPIEVEDLEAM
- a CDS encoding lysophospholipid acyltransferase family protein, which produces MWWYRFFKFTIFRPMVEYSYKAKVFGEENFPKQGGAILASNHIGALDSLVVPAMMPRPITFPAKAELFSGTSIGAKIVAWFLKTVRMVPMDRSGGRASADALQAISDVLADGQVIAIYPEGTRSPDGRLYKGKTGMARMALTNKVPVIPVGVAGTKSVKGPFGLPWARRPVVFIGKPLDFSQFHDTPGNSKVLRYVTDETMAAIQQLTGQTYVDLYAAKVKHGEITAEQADAHVLPRPGGGDPPVVEPRAVRTGE